Proteins encoded within one genomic window of Streptomyces rubradiris:
- a CDS encoding CoA transferase, whose translation MTALMYAWSALGGDPARLSRLTAVPREGVLTARLPVRELARACVGACGLAAAELAARRAGLAEVPDVRVDDGAVAAAFHSERLLRVDGRAPVSFAPLSRFWRTADGWVRTHANYPHHRARLLGALGLPEDAPAERVAGLLAGRAAVEVEETVGGAGGLAVALRTPERWRAHEQAAEVAARPLVERERLDTAPPRKFPPLDPDAAAVLPAAGLRVLDLTRVLAGPVATRTLALLGADVLRLDAPWLPELPDQHADTGFGKRSATLDLGADRDVLEDLLSTADVVVTGYRPGALDRFGLCPEALSARHPGLVVAQVSAWGAYGPWHGRRGFDSLVQVATGIAVTEGTAGEPGALPAQALDHGTGYLLAAAVLRELTEQSYDGGSRLVRLALARTAHWLTSGIRPEPAGGEPYPGPDAWLAETGGALGRLRYARPAVSFTGGPADWARPPVPWGSSPACWTAATVARG comes from the coding sequence ATGACTGCACTCATGTACGCGTGGTCCGCGCTGGGCGGCGATCCCGCCCGGCTCTCCCGGCTCACCGCCGTCCCGCGGGAGGGCGTGCTCACGGCGCGCCTTCCCGTGCGGGAGCTGGCCCGGGCGTGCGTCGGCGCCTGCGGGCTGGCCGCGGCGGAGCTGGCGGCCCGCCGGGCCGGGCTCGCCGAGGTCCCGGACGTCCGGGTCGACGACGGCGCGGTGGCGGCGGCCTTCCACAGCGAGCGGCTGCTGCGGGTGGACGGCCGGGCGCCGGTCTCCTTCGCGCCCCTGTCCCGGTTCTGGCGGACGGCCGACGGCTGGGTGCGCACGCACGCCAACTACCCGCACCACCGGGCCCGGCTGCTCGGCGCGCTGGGGCTGCCCGAGGACGCCCCGGCGGAGCGGGTCGCCGGGCTGCTCGCCGGGCGCGCGGCCGTGGAGGTGGAGGAGACCGTCGGCGGCGCGGGCGGTCTCGCCGTGGCCCTGCGCACGCCGGAGCGGTGGCGGGCCCACGAGCAGGCGGCCGAGGTCGCCGCGCGCCCGCTGGTCGAGCGCGAGCGGCTGGACACGGCGCCCCCGCGCAAGTTCCCGCCGCTCGACCCGGACGCCGCCGCCGTCCTGCCCGCCGCCGGACTGCGCGTCCTGGACCTGACCCGGGTCCTGGCCGGCCCGGTCGCCACCCGCACCCTCGCCCTGCTCGGCGCGGACGTGCTGCGCCTGGACGCCCCCTGGCTGCCGGAACTGCCGGACCAGCACGCCGACACGGGCTTCGGCAAGCGGTCCGCCACGCTGGACCTCGGCGCCGACCGGGATGTCCTGGAGGACCTGCTGAGCACGGCGGACGTCGTGGTGACCGGCTACCGGCCGGGCGCCCTGGACCGGTTCGGGCTCTGCCCCGAGGCGCTGAGCGCGCGTCACCCCGGCCTGGTCGTGGCGCAGGTGTCGGCCTGGGGCGCGTACGGGCCCTGGCACGGGCGGCGCGGCTTCGACAGCCTGGTGCAGGTCGCCACCGGCATCGCGGTCACCGAGGGCACGGCCGGTGAACCCGGCGCGCTGCCCGCGCAGGCCCTGGACCACGGCACCGGCTATCTGCTGGCGGCGGCCGTGCTGCGGGAGCTGACCGAGCAGTCGTACGACGGCGGGAGCCGGCTGGTGCGGCTCGCGCTGGCCCGGACCGCGCACTGGCTGACCTCCGGCATCCGCCCGGAACCGGCCGGCGGGGAGCCGTACCCGGGCCCGGACGCCTGGCTGGCGGAGACCGGCGGCGCGCTCGGCCGGCTGCGGTACGCCCGCCCGGCCGTGTCCTTCACGGGCGGCCCCGCCGACTGGGCCCGGCCCCCGGTGCCGTGGGGCTCGTCCCCGGCCTGCTGGACCGCCGCCACGGTCGCCCGCGGGTGA
- a CDS encoding VIT family protein: MTEPTHDEAHGGALGSRLNWLRAAVLGANDGIVSTAGLVVGVAGATESRSALLTAGLAGLLAGSMSMAAGEYVSVSTQRDSEMAALAVERRELRDQPEAELRELTDLLASRGLSREVAREAAEQLTARDALRAHARVELGIDPDELTNPWHAAWASFLAFTVGALLPLLAIVLPPAGARLPVTVCCVLAALVLTGWSSARLGAADPRRAIPRNVAGGALAMAVTYAAGSLLGAAGV; this comes from the coding sequence GTGACGGAACCCACCCACGACGAGGCCCACGGCGGCGCCCTCGGCTCCCGGCTGAACTGGCTGCGGGCCGCCGTGCTGGGCGCGAACGACGGCATCGTCTCCACCGCCGGCCTGGTCGTCGGCGTGGCCGGCGCCACCGAGAGCCGCTCCGCCCTGCTCACCGCCGGACTGGCCGGCCTGCTCGCCGGCTCGATGTCCATGGCGGCCGGCGAATACGTCTCCGTCTCCACCCAGCGCGACTCCGAGATGGCCGCGCTGGCCGTGGAGCGACGGGAGTTGCGCGACCAGCCGGAGGCCGAACTGCGGGAGCTGACCGACCTGCTGGCCTCGCGCGGCCTGTCCCGGGAGGTGGCCCGCGAGGCCGCCGAACAGCTCACCGCGCGGGACGCGCTGAGGGCCCACGCGCGCGTGGAGCTGGGCATCGACCCCGACGAGCTGACCAACCCCTGGCACGCGGCCTGGGCGAGCTTCCTGGCCTTCACCGTCGGCGCGTTGCTCCCGCTGCTGGCCATCGTGCTGCCCCCGGCCGGCGCGCGGCTCCCCGTCACCGTGTGCTGCGTCCTCGCCGCCCTGGTCCTCACCGGCTGGAGCAGCGCCCGGCTCGGCGCGGCCGACCCCCGGCGCGCGATCCCGCGCAACGTGGCCGGCGGGGCACTGGCGATGGCGGTGACCTACGCGGCGGGCAGCCTGCTGGGGGCGGCCGGGGTGTGA
- a CDS encoding acetoacetate decarboxylase family protein yields the protein MARVRYGARTERENAATRTAGARLSGLWSTGVVAVWETDPDAVAAVLPRPLKPTARPLVRAAISRADLRGQPLGAGSFAVAAAHGPVRGWYPLVMPMTRERDLSGGREVFGEPKKLGAVTVERDGLVVRASMARHGIAFVEVRGAVSGPLPLPGPVRRTDFCFKFLPAVNGRGFDGDPLLVHCVRDEKVRRLERVTGDVVLRESVYDPVADFPVLRLVEITIGEKTGDQRGRVVERVDPRALLPFLHQRYDEPFQALDAPPAATGGR from the coding sequence ATGGCACGCGTACGGTACGGCGCGCGGACCGAGCGGGAGAACGCCGCCACGCGCACCGCGGGCGCACGGCTCTCCGGCCTGTGGTCCACCGGGGTGGTGGCCGTCTGGGAGACCGACCCGGACGCGGTCGCGGCGGTCCTGCCGCGCCCGCTGAAGCCCACCGCACGGCCGCTGGTGCGGGCCGCCATCAGCAGGGCCGACCTGCGCGGACAGCCGCTCGGCGCGGGTTCCTTCGCGGTCGCGGCGGCCCACGGCCCGGTCCGCGGCTGGTACCCGCTCGTGATGCCGATGACCCGGGAGCGGGACCTGTCCGGCGGGCGCGAGGTGTTCGGGGAGCCCAAGAAGCTCGGCGCGGTCACCGTCGAGCGGGACGGGCTCGTCGTCCGCGCGTCGATGGCCCGGCACGGCATCGCCTTCGTGGAGGTGCGCGGCGCGGTGAGCGGCCCGCTGCCGCTGCCCGGCCCCGTCCGCCGGACCGACTTCTGCTTCAAGTTCCTGCCCGCGGTGAACGGCCGGGGCTTCGACGGCGACCCCCTGCTCGTGCACTGCGTACGCGACGAGAAGGTGCGCCGGCTGGAACGGGTCACCGGAGACGTCGTCCTGCGCGAGTCGGTGTACGACCCCGTCGCCGACTTCCCGGTCCTGCGCCTGGTGGAGATCACCATCGGGGAGAAGACCGGCGACCAGCGCGGCCGGGTGGTCGAACGTGTCGACCCGCGCGCCCTGCTGCCCTTCCTGCACCAGCGCTACGACGAGCCGTTCCAGGCCCTCGACGCGCCGCCAGCCGCGACCGGGGGCCGCTGA
- a CDS encoding DEDDh family exonuclease, translating to MLEDRATAAPSATPWPAAYPKGYAVVDVETTGLARDDRIISAAVYRLDARGEVEDHWYTLVNPERDPGPVWIHGLTSEMLAGAPLFAEVAEEFAARLDGRVLVAHNAVFDWQMIAREYARVRREAPVRQRLCTIALSKELGLPLPNFKLESLAAHFGVVQQRAHHALDDARVLAEAFRPSLRAAAAGGVRLPLLECRPLTEWSDRPVPRQATGGYGGYRAASWRPSRKRPACPYPNPGRYEDGKRLKQGMRVAFSGDTSTERELLEDRATEAGLHVATSISRLTSLLVTNDPDSGTSKTVKARQFGTPIVDEAAFGQLLRDVEPADE from the coding sequence ATGCTCGAAGACCGTGCGACCGCAGCGCCCTCCGCCACCCCGTGGCCGGCCGCGTATCCGAAGGGATACGCGGTCGTTGACGTGGAGACCACCGGACTGGCCCGGGACGACCGGATCATCTCGGCGGCCGTGTACCGGCTGGACGCGCGCGGCGAGGTCGAGGACCACTGGTACACGCTGGTCAACCCGGAGCGCGATCCGGGTCCCGTGTGGATACACGGTCTGACGAGCGAGATGCTCGCCGGCGCGCCGCTGTTCGCGGAGGTCGCCGAGGAGTTCGCGGCCCGGCTGGACGGCCGGGTGCTGGTCGCGCACAACGCGGTCTTCGACTGGCAGATGATCGCGCGGGAGTACGCGCGCGTGCGGCGCGAGGCGCCGGTGCGGCAACGGCTGTGCACCATCGCGCTGTCGAAGGAGCTGGGGCTGCCGCTGCCCAACTTCAAGCTGGAGTCGCTGGCGGCGCACTTCGGGGTGGTACAGCAGCGGGCGCACCACGCGCTGGACGACGCGCGCGTGCTGGCGGAGGCGTTCCGGCCCAGCCTGCGGGCCGCGGCGGCGGGCGGGGTGCGGCTGCCGCTGCTGGAGTGCCGGCCGCTGACGGAGTGGTCGGACCGGCCGGTGCCCCGGCAGGCGACGGGCGGCTACGGCGGCTATCGGGCGGCGAGTTGGCGCCCCTCCCGCAAAAGGCCCGCATGCCCTTATCCCAACCCAGGACGCTACGAAGACGGCAAAAGGCTCAAACAGGGCATGCGGGTCGCCTTCTCGGGTGACACCTCGACGGAGCGCGAGCTGCTGGAGGACCGCGCCACGGAGGCCGGGCTGCACGTGGCCACCAGCATCTCCCGGCTGACCAGCCTGTTGGTGACGAACGACCCCGACTCGGGCACGTCCAAGACGGTCAAGGCCCGGCAGTTCGGCACGCCGATCGTGGACGAGGCCGCGTTCGGCCAGCTGCTGCGGGACGTGGAGCCGGCCGACGAGTAG
- a CDS encoding SURF1 family protein produces MHRYRFLLSRQWVILTLVAIALIPTMIRLGFWQQHRYEQRTARNDLVSAALRADPVPVERLTSPGHTVTRAEKYRTVTATGTFDTAKEVVVRRRTNSDGKVGFHVLTPFVLDDGKVLLVNRGWIPANGAQTDFPEVPAPPAGRITVTGRLMSDETTAASGIKNVKGLPDRQIMLINSEEEARRLGARVLGGYIQQIAPQAKDGSPEQISDPGNEDAPLNYAYMIQWWLFAAAVPVGWWFLVRRELRDREEAAAAERRTEEAEPASV; encoded by the coding sequence GTGCACCGCTACCGCTTCCTGCTGTCCCGCCAGTGGGTGATCCTCACGCTCGTCGCGATCGCGCTGATCCCTACGATGATCCGGCTGGGCTTCTGGCAGCAGCACCGCTACGAGCAGCGCACCGCGCGCAACGACCTGGTCTCCGCCGCGCTGCGCGCCGACCCGGTCCCGGTGGAGCGGCTCACCTCCCCCGGACACACGGTGACCCGCGCCGAGAAGTACCGCACGGTCACCGCGACCGGCACCTTCGACACCGCCAAGGAGGTCGTGGTCCGCCGCCGTACCAACTCGGACGGCAAGGTCGGCTTCCACGTCCTCACGCCCTTCGTCCTGGACGACGGAAAGGTGCTGCTCGTCAACCGGGGCTGGATTCCCGCGAACGGCGCGCAGACCGACTTCCCCGAGGTGCCCGCGCCGCCGGCCGGGCGGATCACCGTCACCGGACGGCTGATGTCCGACGAGACGACCGCCGCGAGCGGCATCAAGAACGTCAAGGGCCTGCCCGACCGGCAGATCATGCTGATCAACAGCGAGGAGGAGGCGCGGCGGCTGGGCGCCCGGGTGCTCGGCGGCTACATCCAGCAGATCGCGCCGCAGGCGAAGGACGGTTCCCCGGAGCAGATCTCCGACCCGGGCAACGAGGACGCCCCGCTGAACTACGCGTACATGATCCAGTGGTGGCTGTTCGCGGCGGCCGTCCCGGTCGGCTGGTGGTTCCTGGTCCGGCGCGAGCTGCGGGACCGGGAGGAGGCCGCCGCGGCGGAGCGGCGAACCGAGGAGGCGGAACCGGCGTCGGTCTGA
- a CDS encoding glycoside hydrolase family 15 protein, which yields MNARIEDYALIGDEQTAALVGKDGSIDWLCLPRFDSGACFARLLGDEDHGHWRIAPEGADRCTRRAYRPDTLVLDTEWETADGAVRVTDLMPQRERAPDVVRIVEGLSGRVTVRSTLRLRFDYGSITPWVRRADGHRVAIAGPDSAWLRAEPAVPTWGEEYGTHSEFTVAAGERVAFVLTWHPSHEKRPPLIDPYEALESSVADWRCWAGRCRYDGPYREAVVRSLITLKALTYAPTGGIVAAPTTSLPEKPGGVRNWDYRYCWLRDSTLTLGALLTAGYQEEAEAWRDWLLRAVAGNPADLQIMYGVAGERRLRETELPWLPGFAGSAPVRTGNDAVDQLQLDVYGEVMDSLSLARASGLPTKPHMWAMQRSLMRFLGSAWRRPDEGLWEVRGGRRQFVHSKVMVWVAADRAVKTLERHHELSGDLADWRRLRDEVHREVCEKGYDKERNTFTQYYGSRELDAALLLIPRVGFLPPDDPRVVGTVDAIRDDLGHRGFLRRYDTEDSVIDGLPGGEGAFLACSFWLADALHMTGRSQEARELFDRLVGLCNDVGLLAEEYDPVDGCQLGNFPQAFSHVGLVNTALTLFGEDGAG from the coding sequence GTGAACGCGCGCATCGAGGACTACGCCCTCATCGGGGACGAGCAGACCGCGGCCCTGGTCGGCAAGGACGGCTCGATCGACTGGCTGTGCCTGCCGCGCTTCGACTCCGGCGCCTGCTTCGCCCGGCTGCTGGGCGACGAGGACCACGGCCACTGGCGGATCGCGCCCGAGGGGGCGGACCGCTGCACCCGCCGCGCCTACCGGCCCGACACCCTCGTCCTGGACACCGAGTGGGAGACCGCGGACGGAGCGGTACGCGTCACCGACCTGATGCCGCAGCGCGAGCGCGCCCCCGACGTCGTACGGATCGTGGAGGGCCTCAGCGGCCGGGTCACCGTCCGCAGCACGCTGCGCCTGCGCTTCGACTACGGCTCGATCACACCGTGGGTGCGCCGCGCGGACGGCCACCGGGTGGCCATCGCCGGGCCGGACTCCGCCTGGCTGCGCGCCGAGCCGGCCGTACCCACCTGGGGCGAGGAGTACGGCACCCACTCGGAGTTCACCGTCGCCGCGGGCGAGCGGGTCGCGTTCGTGCTCACCTGGCACCCCTCGCACGAGAAACGCCCGCCGCTCATCGACCCGTACGAGGCGCTGGAGAGCAGCGTCGCCGACTGGCGGTGCTGGGCCGGGCGGTGCCGCTACGACGGGCCGTACCGGGAGGCGGTGGTGCGTTCCCTCATCACCCTCAAGGCCCTCACCTACGCCCCGACCGGCGGGATCGTCGCCGCGCCGACCACCTCGCTGCCCGAGAAGCCGGGCGGCGTGCGCAACTGGGACTACCGCTACTGCTGGCTGCGCGACTCCACCCTCACCCTCGGCGCGCTGCTCACCGCCGGCTACCAGGAGGAGGCCGAGGCCTGGCGGGACTGGCTGCTGCGCGCGGTGGCCGGCAACCCGGCCGATCTGCAGATCATGTACGGCGTGGCCGGCGAGCGACGGCTGCGGGAGACGGAACTGCCCTGGCTGCCCGGCTTCGCCGGCTCCGCCCCCGTGCGCACCGGCAACGACGCCGTCGACCAGCTCCAGCTGGACGTGTACGGCGAGGTGATGGACTCCCTGTCGCTGGCCCGCGCCTCGGGCCTGCCCACCAAGCCGCACATGTGGGCCATGCAGCGCTCGCTGATGAGGTTCCTGGGGTCGGCGTGGCGGCGGCCGGACGAGGGCCTGTGGGAGGTGCGCGGCGGCCGGCGGCAGTTCGTGCACTCCAAGGTGATGGTGTGGGTGGCCGCCGACCGGGCCGTCAAGACGCTGGAGCGGCACCACGAGCTGAGCGGCGACCTGGCGGACTGGCGCCGGCTGCGCGACGAGGTCCACCGGGAGGTGTGCGAGAAGGGCTACGACAAGGAACGCAACACCTTCACCCAGTACTACGGCTCCCGGGAACTGGACGCCGCGCTGCTGCTCATCCCCCGCGTGGGCTTCCTGCCGCCGGACGACCCCCGGGTGGTCGGCACGGTCGACGCCATCCGCGACGACCTCGGGCACCGCGGCTTCCTGCGCCGCTACGACACCGAGGACTCGGTGATCGACGGGCTGCCGGGCGGCGAGGGCGCCTTCCTCGCCTGCTCCTTCTGGCTGGCCGACGCCCTGCACATGACGGGCCGATCCCAGGAGGCCCGCGAACTGTTCGACCGGCTGGTGGGCCTGTGCAACGACGTGGGTCTGCTGGCCGAGGAGTACGACCCCGTCGACGGCTGCCAGCTGGGCAACTTCCCGCAGGCGTTCAGCCATGTCGGCCTGGTGAACACGGCGCTCACGCTCTTCGGGGAGGACGGGGCAGGATAG
- a CDS encoding SDR family oxidoreductase codes for MDLGLKDRVYVVTGATRGLGNATARELVADGAKVVVSGRDEQRVAEAAAALGPNAVGVAVDNADPSAPERLIAAARENFGGFHGVLVSVGGPAPGFVADNTDEQWRDAFESVFLGAVRLARAAAAELPEGGVIGFVLSGSVHEPIPGLTVSNGLRPGLAGFAKSIADELGPRGIRVVGLLPGRIDTDRVRELDARSADPEATRTANASRIPLRRYGRPDEFGRTAAFLLSPAASYLTGVMVPVDGGMRHGF; via the coding sequence ATGGATCTTGGACTGAAGGACCGGGTGTACGTCGTCACCGGAGCCACCCGGGGACTGGGCAACGCCACCGCGCGGGAACTCGTCGCGGACGGGGCGAAGGTGGTCGTCAGCGGCCGGGACGAGCAGCGGGTCGCCGAGGCCGCCGCCGCCCTGGGCCCGAACGCGGTGGGCGTGGCCGTGGACAACGCCGACCCGAGCGCCCCGGAGCGGCTGATCGCGGCGGCCCGGGAGAACTTCGGGGGCTTCCACGGGGTGCTGGTGAGCGTGGGCGGTCCGGCGCCCGGGTTCGTCGCCGACAACACCGACGAGCAGTGGCGGGACGCGTTCGAGTCGGTCTTTCTCGGCGCGGTACGGCTGGCCCGCGCGGCGGCGGCCGAGCTGCCGGAGGGCGGGGTCATCGGGTTCGTGCTGTCCGGCTCTGTGCACGAGCCGATCCCGGGGCTGACGGTGTCCAACGGGCTGCGGCCGGGGCTCGCCGGGTTCGCCAAGTCGATCGCCGACGAGCTGGGGCCGCGCGGCATCCGGGTGGTGGGGCTGCTGCCGGGCCGGATCGACACCGATCGCGTGCGCGAGCTGGACGCGCGGTCCGCCGACCCCGAGGCCACCCGGACGGCGAACGCGTCCCGGATTCCGCTGCGCCGCTACGGCCGGCCCGACGAGTTCGGCCGGACCGCCGCGTTCTTGCTGTCCCCGGCCGCGTCGTACCTGACCGGGGTCATGGTCCCGGTCGACGGCGGCATGCGGCACGGGTTCTGA
- a CDS encoding enoyl-CoA hydratase/isomerase family protein encodes MASPDQDLAPALDKDGVRLTVEDALATVTLTNPAKRNAQTPALWRALAEAGRLLPGSVRVVVLRGEGQSFSAGLDRRMFTPEGIPGEPTFVDLARRDDAGIDATIAEYQEAFTWWRRTDLVSIAAVQGHAIGAGFQLALGCDLRVVADDVQFAMRETSLGLVPDLTGTHPLVGLVGYARALEICATGRFVGAEEAVASGLANLAVPAADLDATARDLAAALLAAPRDAVVETKALLRGALDRTYEEQRTAERAAQARRLRDLAGLGE; translated from the coding sequence ATGGCTTCGCCCGACCAGGACCTCGCTCCCGCACTCGACAAGGACGGCGTACGGCTCACCGTCGAGGACGCCCTCGCCACGGTGACGCTGACCAACCCGGCCAAGCGCAACGCGCAGACCCCCGCCCTGTGGCGGGCGCTCGCCGAGGCCGGGCGGCTGCTGCCGGGCTCCGTCCGGGTGGTCGTGCTGCGCGGCGAGGGCCAGTCCTTCTCCGCCGGGCTGGACCGTCGCATGTTCACCCCGGAGGGGATTCCGGGCGAGCCGACCTTCGTCGACCTCGCGCGTCGCGACGACGCCGGGATCGACGCGACCATCGCCGAATACCAGGAGGCGTTCACCTGGTGGCGGCGCACCGACCTCGTGTCCATCGCCGCCGTCCAGGGCCATGCCATCGGGGCCGGCTTCCAGCTCGCGCTCGGCTGCGACCTCAGGGTCGTCGCCGACGACGTCCAGTTCGCCATGCGCGAGACCAGCCTCGGCCTCGTCCCCGACCTGACCGGCACCCACCCGCTGGTCGGCCTCGTCGGGTACGCCCGCGCGCTGGAGATCTGCGCGACCGGGCGGTTCGTCGGGGCCGAGGAGGCGGTGGCGAGCGGGCTGGCCAACCTCGCCGTGCCGGCTGCCGACCTGGACGCGACGGCACGGGACCTGGCGGCGGCGCTGCTGGCCGCGCCGCGCGACGCGGTGGTGGAGACCAAGGCGCTGCTGCGCGGTGCCCTCGACCGTACCTACGAGGAGCAGCGCACGGCCGAACGTGCCGCCCAGGCCCGCCGCCTGCGCGACTTGGCCGGCCTCGGCGAATAG
- a CDS encoding helix-turn-helix domain-containing protein has protein sequence MAETLKKGSRVTGAARDKLAADLKKKYDSGASIRALAEETGRSYGFVHRMLSESGVTLRGRGGATRGKKAASS, from the coding sequence GTGGCCGAGACTCTGAAGAAGGGCAGCCGGGTGACCGGCGCCGCGCGCGACAAGCTCGCGGCAGACCTGAAGAAGAAGTACGACTCCGGTGCGAGCATCCGGGCGCTGGCCGAAGAGACCGGCCGCTCGTATGGCTTCGTGCACCGGATGCTCAGCGAGTCGGGCGTCACGCTCCGTGGGCGTGGCGGAGCGACCCGGGGTAAGAAGGCCGCTTCGTCCTGA
- the abc-f gene encoding ribosomal protection-like ABC-F family protein: protein MISASGIELRAGARVLIENATFRVAKGDRIGLVGRNGAGKTTLTKCLAGEGIPAAGTITRSGEVGYLPQDPRTGDLDVLARDRILSARGLDVLIRKMRENEERIANGKGSTREKALKQYERQETEFLTKGGYAAEAEAATIAAALNLPDRVLGQPLHTLSGGQRRRIELARILFSDADTLLLDEPTNHLDADSIIWLRDYLKSYRGGFIVISHDVDLVDTVVNKVFYLDANRSAIDIYNMGWKLYQQQREADEKRRKRERANAEKKAAALNAQADKMRAKATKTVAAQNMARRAEKLLSGLEDIRMSDKVAKLRFPEPAPCGKTPLMAEGLSKSYGSLEIFTDVDLAIDKGSRVVILGLNGAGKTTLLRLLAGVETPDTGRVVPGHGLKLGYYAQEHETLDPDRTVLENMRSAAPDMDLVEVRKVLGSFLFSGDDVDKPAGVLSGGEKTRLALATLVVSSANVLLLDEPTNNLDPASREEILGALRTYKGAVVLVTHDEGAVEALQPERIILLPDGVEDLWGSDYADLVTLA, encoded by the coding sequence GTGATCTCCGCCTCCGGTATCGAGCTGCGCGCCGGTGCGCGCGTCCTCATCGAGAACGCCACCTTCCGTGTCGCCAAGGGCGACCGCATCGGCCTCGTCGGCCGCAACGGCGCAGGCAAGACCACCCTCACCAAGTGCCTGGCCGGCGAGGGCATCCCGGCCGCCGGCACGATCACCCGCTCCGGCGAGGTCGGCTACCTCCCGCAGGACCCCCGCACCGGTGACCTCGACGTCCTCGCCCGCGACCGCATCCTGTCCGCGCGCGGCCTCGACGTGCTGATCCGCAAGATGCGGGAGAACGAGGAGCGCATCGCCAACGGCAAGGGCTCGACCCGCGAGAAGGCCCTGAAGCAGTACGAGCGCCAGGAGACGGAGTTCCTCACCAAGGGCGGGTACGCCGCCGAGGCCGAGGCCGCCACCATCGCCGCCGCGCTGAACCTGCCCGACCGGGTGCTCGGCCAGCCGCTGCACACCCTCTCCGGCGGTCAGCGCCGCCGTATCGAGCTGGCCCGGATCCTGTTCTCCGACGCCGACACCCTGCTGCTGGACGAGCCCACCAACCACCTCGACGCGGACTCGATCATCTGGCTGCGGGACTACCTGAAGTCCTACCGCGGCGGCTTCATCGTCATCTCCCACGACGTCGACCTCGTGGACACGGTCGTGAACAAGGTGTTCTACCTGGACGCCAACCGCTCCGCGATCGACATCTACAACATGGGTTGGAAGCTGTACCAGCAGCAGCGCGAGGCCGACGAGAAGCGCCGCAAGCGCGAACGCGCCAACGCCGAGAAGAAGGCCGCCGCGCTCAACGCCCAGGCCGACAAGATGCGCGCCAAGGCCACCAAGACGGTCGCCGCGCAGAACATGGCCCGCCGCGCCGAGAAGCTGCTCTCCGGCCTCGAGGACATCCGGATGTCCGACAAGGTCGCCAAGCTCCGCTTCCCGGAGCCCGCGCCCTGCGGCAAGACCCCGCTGATGGCCGAGGGCCTGTCGAAGTCGTACGGCTCGCTGGAGATCTTCACCGACGTCGACCTCGCCATCGACAAGGGCTCCCGGGTCGTCATCCTCGGCCTCAACGGCGCGGGCAAGACCACGCTGCTGCGCCTCCTCGCGGGCGTGGAGACGCCGGACACCGGCCGGGTCGTCCCCGGCCACGGCCTGAAGCTCGGCTACTACGCCCAGGAGCACGAGACCCTGGACCCCGACCGCACGGTCCTGGAGAACATGCGCTCGGCCGCCCCCGACATGGACCTGGTCGAGGTCCGCAAGGTGCTCGGCTCGTTCCTGTTCTCCGGCGACGACGTCGACAAGCCGGCCGGGGTCCTCTCCGGCGGCGAGAAGACCCGGCTCGCCCTCGCCACGCTGGTCGTCTCCTCGGCGAACGTGCTGCTCCTTGACGAGCCGACGAACAACCTGGACCCGGCCAGCCGCGAGGAGATCCTCGGCGCCCTGCGCACCTACAAGGGCGCGGTCGTCCTCGTCACCCACGACGAGGGCGCCGTCGAGGCGCTCCAGCCGGAGCGGATCATCCTGCTCCCGGACGGCGTCGAGGACCTGTGGGGTTCCGACTACGCGGATCTCGTCACCCTGGCGTGA
- a CDS encoding VOC family protein — MAGTGGGGRPGICPTLLYTDAKAAIRQLTEGLGFTELSVYETADGTVLHAELVQAGGVVMVGSKGRGGPLDAALEHAGPAGVYVVVDDVDTHHERAAAHGVEILMPPADQDYGAREYLARDAGGNIWSFGTYAPETGVV, encoded by the coding sequence ATGGCGGGCACGGGCGGCGGCGGACGGCCGGGCATCTGCCCCACGCTGCTGTACACGGACGCGAAGGCGGCGATCAGGCAGCTCACCGAGGGCCTGGGCTTCACCGAGCTGTCGGTGTACGAGACGGCGGACGGCACGGTCCTGCACGCCGAGCTGGTCCAGGCCGGCGGCGTGGTGATGGTCGGCTCCAAGGGCCGCGGCGGCCCCCTCGACGCCGCCCTGGAGCACGCGGGCCCCGCCGGGGTGTACGTCGTGGTGGACGACGTGGACACCCACCACGAGCGGGCCGCGGCACACGGGGTGGAGATCCTGATGCCCCCGGCGGACCAGGACTACGGTGCCCGGGAGTACCTGGCCCGGGACGCCGGGGGGAACATCTGGAGCTTCGGGACGTACGCCCCGGAGACCGGGGTGGTCTGA